A stretch of the Deinococcus sp. Leaf326 genome encodes the following:
- a CDS encoding ABC transporter substrate-binding protein, with protein sequence MNKGKIFGALALTTLSLTLAACNNRQGDAGQGATLVYQNSADIPTLDPGTTYDTASGQVVENLYETLLTYKGNSLTELEPLLATEWQEENGGLGYRFTLREGVKFHSGSDFGCKDAEYTFRRNLVTNTSDSGNWFLAESLLGTQSNANDDTGITWARITDAVKCDGETLVFTLPKADPAFLAKLAYTGQGIVDSTHAKEIGEWDGTEATWKAAVGKDLTGSQLSQKPSGTGAYKLVGRDATTVTATAFENYWGEQPKIKNVVIQKVPEQAARIQAFLRGDADLIESGGRDIIETQLKGQKGVAILDDLPDTTATGLSMNENIKGGQLGSGKLDGQGIPANFFSDVNVRRGFVSAFDTDTYIKQVLRGKGKPRNFLLPDSFPGYDQNLTPVDFDLDAARTAFQQAWGGQVWQQGFTLNATYRAGSRTVQTAMELLKKNIESLNPKFKVNIVPKEWSDIIKASNQGSEAMVVTSWAPDYADPDNFVYTFYNSKGYYSPRINVADTQINAWTNEARSITDQTRRNALYAQVAERAKEQALYIVMPSPVGVFAYRDNLQGVSAENYSPLSGFITGTLWKTLSKS encoded by the coding sequence ATGAACAAAGGTAAAATTTTCGGCGCTCTCGCCCTCACGACCCTGTCCCTGACGCTGGCCGCCTGCAACAACAGGCAGGGCGACGCCGGCCAGGGCGCGACGCTGGTCTATCAGAACTCGGCCGACATCCCCACATTGGACCCCGGCACGACCTATGACACGGCGAGCGGCCAGGTCGTCGAAAACCTCTACGAAACGCTGCTTACCTACAAGGGCAACAGCCTGACCGAGCTCGAGCCCCTGCTGGCGACCGAGTGGCAGGAGGAAAACGGCGGTCTCGGCTACCGCTTCACACTGCGTGAGGGCGTGAAGTTCCACTCGGGCAGCGATTTCGGGTGCAAGGACGCCGAGTACACCTTCCGGCGTAACCTCGTGACGAACACGAGCGACAGCGGCAACTGGTTCCTGGCCGAGAGCCTGCTGGGCACGCAGTCCAATGCCAACGACGACACGGGCATCACCTGGGCCCGGATCACGGATGCGGTGAAGTGCGACGGCGAGACACTCGTCTTTACGCTGCCCAAGGCCGACCCGGCCTTCCTGGCGAAGCTGGCCTACACCGGCCAGGGCATCGTGGACAGCACCCACGCCAAGGAGATCGGCGAGTGGGACGGCACCGAGGCCACCTGGAAGGCGGCCGTCGGCAAGGACCTGACCGGCAGCCAGTTGAGCCAGAAGCCCAGCGGCACCGGCGCGTACAAGCTCGTGGGCCGCGACGCGACCACCGTGACGGCGACCGCCTTCGAGAACTACTGGGGCGAGCAGCCCAAGATCAAGAACGTCGTGATCCAGAAGGTGCCCGAGCAGGCCGCGCGCATCCAGGCCTTCCTGCGCGGAGACGCCGACCTCATCGAGTCGGGTGGGCGCGACATCATCGAGACGCAGCTCAAGGGCCAGAAGGGCGTGGCGATTCTCGACGACCTGCCCGACACCACCGCGACCGGCCTGAGCATGAACGAGAACATCAAGGGCGGGCAACTCGGCAGCGGCAAGCTCGACGGTCAGGGCATCCCGGCCAACTTCTTCAGCGACGTGAACGTGCGCCGGGGCTTCGTGTCGGCCTTCGACACCGACACATACATCAAGCAGGTGCTGCGCGGCAAGGGCAAACCCCGCAACTTCTTGCTGCCCGACTCCTTCCCCGGCTACGACCAGAACCTCACGCCCGTCGACTTTGATCTCGACGCGGCCCGGACGGCCTTCCAGCAGGCCTGGGGCGGACAGGTGTGGCAGCAGGGCTTCACGCTCAACGCCACCTACCGCGCCGGCTCGCGGACCGTGCAGACCGCGATGGAACTCCTAAAGAAGAACATCGAGTCGCTGAACCCCAAGTTCAAGGTGAATATCGTGCCCAAGGAGTGGAGCGACATCATCAAGGCCAGCAACCAGGGCAGCGAGGCGATGGTCGTCACGAGCTGGGCGCCCGACTACGCTGACCCGGACAACTTCGTCTACACGTTCTACAACTCCAAGGGCTACTACAGCCCGCGCATCAACGTGGCCGACACCCAGATCAACGCCTGGACAAACGAGGCCCGCAGCATTACCGACCAGACCCGGCGCAACGCCCTGTACGCCCAGGTCGCGGAACGCGCCAAGGAGCAGGCCCTGTATATCGTGATGCCCAGCCCGGTCGGCGTCTTCGCCTACCGTGACAACCTCCAGGGCGTCAGCGCCGAGAACTACAGCCCCCTGTCGGGCTTCATCACTGGCACCCTCTGGAAGACCCTCAGCAAGAGCTGA
- the hslO gene encoding Hsp33 family molecular chaperone HslO, whose translation MTASASGSYLLRGTAAGGTLRFVGIEATDLVEDARLRHHLSKTATAALGRTLAASALLAVVLGKKSDSRVAVRVEGGGPVGWVVAEGSADGQVRGYVRAPGADLPPRESDGKLDVSGIVGTDGELAVTRLLDNGEPYTGSVRLQSGEIAEDVSFYLGASEQIPNAVLLGVYEEKGRVAHAGGLLVQAMPGVSDETLGRLEANIKAMGQITDNLRRGGLLEVLNRAAEGLDLQLAPDAQAARFQCRCSREKASDSLKFFTGSERQEMIDDGGQEVVCHWCGEHYQITPQEIAAMDAEETRAQA comes from the coding sequence ATGACTGCTTCTGCTTCCGGCTCCTACCTCCTGCGCGGCACGGCGGCGGGGGGCACCCTGCGCTTCGTCGGCATCGAGGCGACCGACCTTGTCGAGGACGCGCGCCTGCGCCACCACCTGAGCAAGACCGCAACGGCGGCGCTGGGCCGCACACTGGCGGCCTCGGCCCTGCTGGCGGTCGTGCTGGGCAAAAAGAGCGACAGCCGAGTGGCTGTGCGCGTCGAGGGCGGCGGCCCGGTGGGCTGGGTCGTGGCCGAGGGCAGCGCCGACGGTCAGGTGCGCGGGTACGTGCGCGCGCCCGGCGCGGACCTGCCCCCCCGCGAGTCCGACGGCAAGCTCGACGTGAGCGGCATCGTGGGCACCGACGGTGAACTGGCCGTGACCCGTCTGCTCGACAACGGCGAGCCCTACACCGGCAGTGTCCGGCTCCAGAGCGGCGAGATCGCCGAGGACGTGAGCTTCTACCTCGGCGCCTCCGAGCAGATTCCCAACGCGGTGCTGCTGGGCGTATACGAGGAAAAAGGCCGCGTGGCGCATGCCGGCGGCCTGCTGGTTCAGGCGATGCCCGGCGTCAGCGACGAGACGCTCGGCCGACTGGAGGCCAACATCAAGGCGATGGGCCAGATCACCGACAACCTGCGCCGGGGCGGCCTCCTCGAAGTTCTGAACCGCGCGGCCGAGGGGCTGGACCTGCAACTCGCTCCCGACGCCCAGGCGGCCCGGTTCCAGTGCCGCTGCTCACGCGAGAAGGCCAGCGACAGCCTGAAGTTCTTTACCGGCAGCGAGCGGCAGGAGATGATCGACGACGGCGGCCAGGAGGTCGTGTGCCACTGGTGCGGCGAGCACTACCAGATCACGCCGCAGGAGATCGCGGCGATGGACGCCGAGGAAACGCGCGCTCAGGCGTGA
- a CDS encoding GAF domain-containing protein, which produces MILPPTLAQASTAPQFGDGVARFACQVTQAHGVRVWVVSGGQLGEVACEGRGLGLSDGTLAARALRSGVLEETGMLACVPFGCGVLECVGASPEGVQTLLGLAPLLGLALEGVQAREARRGHGRLAETVEGLVRRLGGSLDLAEVLPVTAQSAALALGFSRAFVGLFSEFGEAGARTGEVYTYGFDHEFTGGIGVGPVSFEKLIRRGEAIRFERARDAQSPLAHGLAELDPVAAVIAPLSARGRPLGLLYVDSRIPGTAASEDDARLVLALAEQASLAIDNARLYAIETRKREAAEALREAGAALAGSLHLQDTLARVLDWASKLFGTDAAGVYELQPDGRTLNILSAVGLPSEYVLRVRAKVGAGVTGRAAQSREPVAARDLTAEHYGGGSRYTRQLLAQGRYPYRGVVGLPLLSRARVYGVLTLYWHAPLPLDEDDLALAGVFAAQASLAIENARLYEEELRQEREAAVLLGVGRLLGEDQSDRALEAAVRLATLALNAGRGLVALTGPDGGVTRCATYNLHPPTDEELASLRAQLGRGPRPLTRRACLPVAGSGLTVPLRGGPEADGNALLGFLYIDDPGTAAPGDRALALARSVADQMALTLSREWLLSALAREEARYRQLAEGAHDLILSTDASGTVTYANPAATRLLGPLTGPLVGASLLRLPTPATQGALALAWERAHRSASGGRSEITVGGMRLEVRLSVVGEGQGVLMVGRDLSELQTLADEITRRGQALEAATSRQVELRTYLTLFTQAQEEERRRISRELHDDTAQVLIASTRRVARLARDLSGDQRGRADDILHDLNAAIESVRRFARNLRPSVLDDLGLLPALEWLASQAQADTRLEVSGQERRLPPAVELTVFRLSQEALNNVDKHARAGTAAIRVAFGPGEVRVAITDDGQGFSAEQAEAQARAGHLGLTGLRERVALAGGELDVQSAPGQGTSLIFTLPG; this is translated from the coding sequence ATGATCCTGCCCCCCACTCTCGCCCAGGCCAGCACCGCGCCGCAATTCGGCGACGGGGTGGCGCGGTTCGCCTGTCAGGTCACGCAGGCGCACGGGGTCCGGGTCTGGGTGGTGTCGGGCGGGCAGCTCGGCGAGGTGGCCTGTGAGGGCCGCGGGCTGGGCCTCAGTGACGGCACGCTGGCGGCGCGCGCCCTGAGAAGCGGCGTGCTGGAGGAAACGGGGATGCTGGCCTGCGTGCCGTTCGGCTGCGGGGTGCTGGAGTGCGTGGGCGCCTCGCCGGAGGGCGTGCAGACCCTCCTGGGCCTCGCGCCGCTGCTGGGGCTGGCCCTTGAGGGCGTGCAGGCGCGCGAGGCGCGGCGCGGGCACGGCCGCCTGGCCGAGACGGTCGAGGGCCTCGTGCGGCGGCTGGGCGGCAGCCTCGACCTCGCAGAGGTGCTGCCGGTCACAGCCCAGAGTGCGGCGCTGGCACTGGGGTTCTCACGGGCCTTCGTGGGCCTGTTCAGCGAATTCGGAGAGGCGGGGGCGCGTACCGGGGAGGTCTACACCTACGGCTTCGACCACGAGTTCACCGGGGGCATCGGCGTAGGTCCGGTGTCCTTCGAGAAGCTCATCCGCCGGGGCGAGGCCATCCGGTTCGAGCGCGCGCGCGACGCCCAGTCGCCGCTGGCACACGGACTGGCCGAACTCGACCCGGTGGCCGCCGTGATCGCGCCGCTGAGCGCTCGTGGGCGCCCGCTGGGGCTGCTCTACGTCGACAGCCGCATTCCCGGCACCGCCGCGAGCGAGGACGACGCCCGGCTGGTGCTCGCGCTGGCCGAGCAGGCCAGTCTGGCCATCGACAACGCGCGGCTCTATGCCATCGAGACCCGCAAGCGCGAAGCGGCCGAGGCGCTGCGCGAGGCAGGGGCCGCGCTGGCGGGCAGCCTGCACCTGCAAGACACCCTGGCGCGGGTGCTCGACTGGGCGTCGAAGCTGTTCGGCACCGACGCGGCGGGCGTGTACGAGCTGCAACCCGACGGCCGCACCCTGAACATCCTGAGCGCGGTGGGCCTGCCCAGCGAGTACGTGCTGCGCGTGCGCGCTAAGGTGGGCGCGGGCGTGACGGGGCGGGCCGCGCAGAGCCGCGAGCCCGTCGCCGCGCGCGACCTGACCGCCGAGCATTACGGGGGCGGCAGCCGCTATACCCGGCAGCTGCTGGCCCAGGGCCGCTATCCCTACCGGGGCGTGGTGGGGTTGCCGCTGCTCTCGCGCGCGCGGGTCTATGGCGTCCTGACCCTGTACTGGCACGCGCCGCTGCCCCTGGACGAGGACGACCTCGCGCTCGCGGGCGTGTTCGCCGCGCAGGCCAGTCTCGCCATCGAGAACGCGCGGCTGTACGAGGAGGAGCTGCGTCAGGAGCGCGAGGCCGCCGTGCTGCTCGGGGTGGGCCGGCTGCTGGGCGAGGACCAGAGCGACCGCGCGCTGGAGGCGGCCGTCCGGCTCGCCACCCTGGCCCTGAACGCCGGGCGCGGCCTGGTCGCCCTGACCGGCCCGGACGGCGGGGTGACCCGCTGCGCGACCTACAACCTGCATCCCCCCACCGACGAGGAGCTCGCCTCGCTGCGGGCCCAGCTCGGGCGCGGCCCCCGGCCGCTGACCCGCCGGGCCTGCCTGCCGGTCGCGGGCAGCGGGCTGACCGTGCCGCTGCGCGGCGGTCCCGAGGCCGACGGAAACGCCCTGCTGGGCTTTTTATACATTGACGACCCCGGCACCGCCGCGCCGGGCGACCGCGCGCTGGCATTGGCCCGCAGCGTCGCCGACCAGATGGCCCTGACCCTGAGCCGCGAGTGGCTGCTCTCGGCGCTGGCCCGCGAGGAGGCCCGCTACCGCCAGCTGGCCGAGGGCGCCCACGACCTCATCCTGAGCACCGACGCCTCGGGCACCGTGACCTACGCCAACCCGGCGGCCACCCGGCTGCTGGGGCCGCTGACCGGGCCACTCGTGGGCGCCAGCCTGCTGCGGCTGCCCACCCCCGCCACCCAGGGCGCACTGGCACTGGCCTGGGAGCGCGCCCACCGCAGCGCTTCGGGGGGGCGCAGTGAGATCACCGTGGGCGGCATGCGGCTGGAGGTGCGCCTGAGCGTCGTCGGTGAGGGCCAGGGGGTGCTGATGGTCGGGCGCGACCTCAGCGAACTCCAGACCCTGGCCGATGAGATCACCCGCCGGGGCCAGGCGCTGGAAGCCGCGACGAGCCGGCAGGTCGAGCTGCGCACCTACCTCACGCTGTTCACGCAGGCGCAGGAGGAGGAGCGGCGGCGCATCAGCCGCGAGCTGCACGACGACACGGCGCAGGTCCTGATCGCCTCGACGCGGCGGGTGGCCCGGCTGGCGCGCGACCTGAGCGGCGACCAGCGCGGGCGCGCCGACGACATCCTGCACGACCTCAACGCCGCGATCGAGAGCGTGCGCCGGTTCGCGCGCAACCTGCGCCCCAGCGTCCTTGACGACCTGGGTCTGCTTCCGGCGCTTGAGTGGCTCGCCTCGCAGGCGCAGGCCGATACCCGGCTGGAGGTCAGCGGTCAGGAGCGCCGCTTGCCCCCGGCGGTCGAGCTGACCGTCTTCCGGCTGTCACAAGAAGCCCTGAACAACGTCGACAAACACGCGCGTGCGGGCACAGCGGCCATCCGGGTGGCGTTCGGACCGGGCGAGGTGCGGGTGGCGATCACGGACGACGGTCAGGGCTTCAGCGCCGAACAGGCCGAGGCGCAGGCCCGCGCGGGGCACCTGGGCCTGACTGGGCTGCGCGAGCGTGTGGCACTGGCGGGAGGCGAGCTGGACGTGCAGAGCGCGCCGGGCCAGGGCACCTCGCTGATCTTCACGCTGCCGGGCTAG
- a CDS encoding GGDEF domain-containing protein: MDPSSFFVSPAALLGGVLWLTVTFVCVLMLGLTWGRPSYAGWRGWACGHAAVVLGMLIGTLRTPDTQLLSVLLGNGLLLAGASLLLLAFRRFAGHPPARRALLAQVGALGAVLLALTALTVLTDQPTLRFVLVAAYLSVHKVGLLRLVLRELRQKPALASAYRLNLSILLLTYVLTVPRTWTLLTGQAAADAFAPTLPNLLTALSFLTLSIGGAFAFWALHEDRRREEVRVLHQELEQLAHRDPLTGLLNRRGFQQAQERWNAQEGEAQATLLVFDIDGFKTVNDHLGHTVGDDCLRALAACLAETALDGDVAGRLGGDEFLLLLTGPAAQIEAQVSGLTTRLYAGWGTPLGFTVSFGAAQFRRGGSLEQAVQQADEVMYARKAASLPLRAPQASRVPGTAALLRTAVS, translated from the coding sequence ATGGACCCCTCTTCCTTTTTCGTCTCGCCGGCGGCCCTGCTGGGCGGCGTCCTGTGGCTGACCGTCACCTTCGTCTGCGTCCTGATGCTGGGCCTGACGTGGGGCCGGCCGTCGTATGCCGGTTGGCGGGGCTGGGCCTGCGGGCACGCGGCGGTCGTGCTGGGCATGTTGATCGGCACACTGCGGACACCCGACACCCAGCTGCTCTCAGTCCTGCTGGGCAACGGCCTGCTGTTGGCCGGGGCCTCTCTGCTGCTGCTCGCCTTCCGGCGCTTTGCTGGGCATCCCCCGGCCCGCCGGGCACTGCTGGCCCAGGTAGGAGCCCTAGGCGCCGTGCTGCTGGCCCTGACGGCCCTGACGGTCCTCACCGACCAGCCCACCCTCCGCTTCGTGCTCGTGGCCGCGTACCTGAGCGTGCACAAGGTGGGGCTGCTGCGGCTGGTGCTGCGCGAGCTGCGGCAGAAGCCCGCCCTGGCCAGCGCCTACCGCCTGAACCTGAGCATCCTGCTGCTCACCTACGTCCTGACGGTGCCGCGCACGTGGACGCTGCTCACGGGGCAGGCCGCCGCCGACGCCTTCGCCCCCACCCTGCCCAACCTGCTGACCGCGCTCTCGTTCCTGACGCTGTCCATCGGCGGCGCCTTCGCCTTCTGGGCGCTGCACGAGGACCGGCGGCGCGAGGAGGTGCGGGTGCTGCATCAGGAACTCGAACAGCTCGCCCACCGCGACCCGCTGACCGGCCTGCTCAACCGCCGGGGGTTCCAGCAGGCCCAGGAGAGGTGGAACGCGCAAGAGGGAGAGGCCCAGGCGACCCTGCTGGTGTTCGACATCGACGGGTTCAAAACGGTGAACGACCACCTGGGCCACACCGTGGGCGACGACTGCCTGCGCGCCCTGGCCGCGTGCCTGGCCGAGACGGCGCTGGACGGCGACGTCGCAGGCCGCCTGGGCGGCGACGAGTTCCTGCTGCTGCTCACCGGCCCGGCCGCGCAGATCGAGGCCCAGGTGAGCGGTCTCACGACCCGGCTGTATGCGGGCTGGGGCACACCGCTGGGCTTCACCGTCAGTTTCGGGGCGGCGCAGTTCCGGCGCGGCGGCTCGCTGGAGCAAGCCGTCCAACAGGCCGACGAGGTGATGTACGCGCGCAAGGCTGCGAGCCTGCCCCTGCGCGCCCCGCAGGCGTCCCGCGTTCCCGGCACGGCCGCGCTGCTCCGGACGGCCGTCTCCTGA
- a CDS encoding response regulator transcription factor, with protein MLDTGDARPITLLLVDDHPVVRKGTRELLEGESDLRVLGEASNGEEAVAQARRLTPDVILMDVSMPGMNGIEATRAIKAEQPGVGVLVLTSYDDDAYVFALLEAGAAGYLLKNASEDDLLGAVRAVAAGESALHPSIARKVLERFSASATPTPPEDDLSPRELEVLRVAATGRTNKEIARDLDISPRTVQVHLANIFSKLGVGSRTEAVLHGIKRGWIDPKNL; from the coding sequence ATGCTGGATACAGGCGACGCCCGGCCCATCACCCTGCTTCTGGTGGACGACCACCCGGTCGTGCGCAAGGGCACCCGCGAACTGCTGGAGGGCGAGAGCGACCTGCGCGTGCTGGGCGAGGCGAGCAACGGCGAGGAAGCCGTGGCCCAGGCCCGGCGCCTGACCCCCGACGTGATCCTGATGGACGTGTCCATGCCCGGTATGAACGGCATCGAGGCGACGCGCGCCATCAAGGCCGAGCAGCCGGGCGTGGGCGTGCTCGTGCTCACGAGCTACGACGACGACGCCTACGTGTTCGCGCTGCTGGAGGCGGGCGCGGCCGGCTACCTGCTGAAGAACGCCAGCGAGGACGACCTGCTGGGCGCCGTGCGGGCGGTCGCCGCAGGCGAGAGCGCCCTGCACCCCAGCATTGCCCGCAAGGTCCTGGAGCGCTTCAGCGCGAGCGCCACGCCCACCCCGCCCGAGGACGATCTCAGCCCCCGTGAACTCGAGGTGCTGCGCGTGGCCGCCACAGGGCGCACCAACAAGGAAATCGCGCGCGACCTCGACATCAGCCCGCGCACGGTGCAGGTCCACCTCGCCAACATCTTCTCGAAGCTCGGGGTAGGCAGCCGCACCGAGGCCGTGCTCCACGGCATCAAGCGCGGCTGGATCGACCCGAAGAACCTGTAA
- a CDS encoding trypco2 family protein yields the protein MTTRAVLVSELVDAVRGAVAQDVEREGSRPGLVVTEVELEVKATLRSGADGRAQWYALTAGAQVSREQVQTFRLAWVRTAEVRLRETAEVRYQLITGLDALYIGLREWTAAGALPFRPRDAELCLQLVVSESGELRLAGVGVQAAQGQTHLVTLKLGPRPDA from the coding sequence ATGACCACCCGGGCCGTTCTCGTCAGCGAGCTGGTAGATGCCGTGCGCGGGGCCGTCGCGCAGGACGTGGAGCGCGAGGGAAGCCGGCCCGGTCTCGTCGTGACCGAGGTCGAACTGGAGGTCAAGGCGACCCTGCGCTCCGGCGCGGACGGCCGGGCGCAGTGGTACGCCCTGACGGCGGGCGCGCAGGTCTCGCGCGAACAGGTGCAGACCTTCCGGCTCGCCTGGGTCCGCACGGCGGAGGTCCGGCTGCGCGAAACCGCGGAGGTCCGGTACCAGCTCATCACCGGGCTGGACGCGCTGTACATCGGTCTGCGCGAGTGGACGGCGGCGGGCGCACTGCCCTTCCGCCCCCGCGACGCCGAACTGTGCCTGCAACTGGTCGTCTCGGAGAGCGGTGAACTGCGGCTCGCCGGCGTAGGCGTGCAGGCCGCGCAGGGCCAGACGCACCTCGTGACCCTGAAGCTGGGGCCCCGCCCGGACGCCTGA